In Polaribacter sp. L3A8, a genomic segment contains:
- a CDS encoding DUF819 family protein has translation MTAPTFTNDAIVFGILMISLGFVFYTESKTTGFWPKFYKIVPGLFMAYFIPAIFTTAGIISPAWETLSTASEVIKGKSQLYYISSRFLLPAALVLMTLSIDLKAIFNLGSKALIMFFTGTVGIIIGGPLAILLISAFSPETVGGADFDAVWRGLSTLAGSWIGGGANQTAMLEIYQYNPQKYGGMVFVDIVVANIWMAILLIGIGKKDKIDKWLGADTSAIEDLKEKMSKFSEKVNRNPSLTDLMIILTIAFGTVGFGHFASGYLSDFFTNFVNSIASQTWRNIFSFLGSSFFWLISVSTITAIILSFTKAKNYEGAGASKIGSVFIYILVATIGMKMDLAMIFDNVGLIAIGLVWMSIHAGLLILVAKLIKAPYFFLAVGSQANVGGAASAPIVAQAFHPSLATVGVLLAVFGYAIGTIGAILCTILMELSATL, from the coding sequence ATGACAGCTCCTACTTTTACAAATGATGCAATTGTTTTTGGAATTTTAATGATATCTCTTGGTTTTGTTTTTTACACAGAAAGCAAAACAACTGGGTTTTGGCCAAAATTTTATAAAATTGTACCTGGTTTATTTATGGCCTATTTTATCCCTGCCATCTTTACAACTGCCGGAATTATATCCCCAGCATGGGAAACCTTAAGTACAGCAAGCGAAGTTATAAAAGGAAAATCGCAATTATATTATATTTCTAGTCGATTTTTATTGCCTGCAGCTTTGGTTTTAATGACATTAAGTATAGATTTAAAAGCAATTTTTAATCTAGGTTCTAAAGCATTAATTATGTTTTTTACAGGAACCGTAGGTATTATAATTGGTGGTCCTTTGGCTATTTTACTAATCTCTGCTTTCTCTCCAGAAACTGTTGGTGGCGCAGATTTTGATGCTGTTTGGCGTGGTTTATCTACACTTGCAGGAAGCTGGATTGGTGGTGGAGCAAACCAAACTGCCATGTTAGAAATTTATCAATACAACCCTCAAAAATATGGAGGAATGGTTTTTGTTGATATTGTAGTTGCAAATATTTGGATGGCTATTTTGTTAATAGGAATTGGTAAAAAAGACAAAATTGATAAATGGCTCGGTGCAGATACTTCTGCTATAGAAGACTTAAAAGAAAAAATGTCTAAATTTAGTGAAAAGGTAAATAGAAACCCTTCTCTTACAGATCTAATGATTATTCTTACCATTGCTTTTGGTACTGTTGGTTTTGGTCATTTTGCTTCGGGATATTTAAGTGACTTCTTTACTAATTTTGTAAATTCGATAGCATCTCAGACTTGGCGAAATATATTTTCTTTTCTAGGTTCTAGTTTCTTTTGGTTGATTAGTGTTTCTACAATTACAGCCATAATTTTATCTTTTACAAAAGCAAAAAATTACGAAGGTGCGGGAGCTAGTAAAATTGGAAGTGTTTTTATTTACATTTTGGTTGCCACAATTGGTATGAAAATGGATTTAGCAATGATTTTTGATAATGTAGGCTTAATTGCTATTGGTCTTGTTTGGATGTCTATACACGCTGGTTTACTAATTTTAGTTGCCAAATTAATAAAAGCTCCATATTTCTTTTTAGCTGTAGGTAGTCAAGCAAATGTTGGTGGCGCAGCCTCTGCTCCTATTGTAGCCCAAGCATTTCATCCTTCTTTAGCAACTGTTGGTGTTTTGTTGGCTGTATTTGGGTATGCCATAGGTACAATTGGTGCCATTTTATGTACCATTTTAATGGAATTATCAGCGACTCTTTAA
- a CDS encoding DUF2490 domain-containing protein, with translation MSKKIIIICLLFLCCKLQAQSSAESKLGTWYMYNGSHKVSDKFSLKTMAHFRYYEVTSEFQQEIYRLGVNYSFNPKTNLTLGFSYATGDLEHDVPSIHLYEYRFYEDLNIKSKWGKFNAAHRIRLEHRFIHKNNTQDVTQSWVRYNLNVAYPLSKKWSVYAFNEIFLNLDRGKRFVQNWTGAGFLHKLNKNLKLKMGYFQIKAPTTVLKRLQLGVILNTDFTKKTI, from the coding sequence ATGAGTAAAAAAATAATTATCATTTGTTTGCTATTTTTATGCTGCAAACTACAAGCACAATCTTCTGCAGAAAGCAAATTAGGAACCTGGTATATGTATAATGGATCTCATAAGGTTTCAGATAAATTCTCTTTAAAAACAATGGCGCATTTTAGATACTATGAGGTAACTAGTGAGTTTCAACAAGAAATTTATAGATTAGGTGTTAATTATTCTTTTAATCCAAAAACAAACCTAACGTTAGGATTTTCTTACGCTACTGGAGATTTAGAACATGATGTTCCTTCTATTCACTTATATGAATATCGATTTTATGAAGACTTAAATATAAAATCTAAATGGGGTAAATTTAACGCTGCTCATCGTATTCGTTTAGAGCATCGTTTTATTCATAAAAACAACACACAAGACGTAACACAAAGTTGGGTACGCTATAACTTAAATGTTGCTTATCCGCTGTCTAAAAAATGGAGTGTATATGCTTTTAATGAAATCTTTTTAAATCTAGACAGAGGTAAAAGATTTGTACAAAACTGGACAGGTGCTGGTTTTCTTCATAAATTAAACAAAAATCTAAAATTAAAAATGGGATATTTTCAAATAAAAGCACCTACAACCGTACTTAAGAGATTACAATTAGGTGTTATTTTAAATACAGATTTTACTAAAAAAACAATTTAA
- a CDS encoding alpha/beta hydrolase family protein, which translates to MIRFISYLVITFFGTFISVAQIKSEEILIKNESIELPGTLTYTKTKVPLIIWVHGSGNVDRNGNQFPSIKANYIKQFRDAVNKEDIAFFSYDKRTAIKNNTAFLKGTKIVDFSLDVEKVISHFKNDKRFSKIILIGHSQGSLIAMMASKHIDKYISIAGAGETIDKTIIKQISKNNANLGIAAKKQFDTLRVKGKIEVVNPFLMSVFAKQNQDFLYSWMQINPLEEIKKLTMPTLILNGDKDLQVQIEDAEALQAASLNSKLVIIKNMNHVLKDIKKEEDNLKSYYSSEYPISEQLIKTIVLFIKK; encoded by the coding sequence ATGATTCGTTTCATCAGCTATTTAGTAATTACATTTTTTGGGACCTTTATTTCTGTTGCTCAGATAAAATCTGAAGAAATATTGATAAAAAATGAATCCATAGAACTACCAGGAACATTAACTTATACAAAAACAAAGGTTCCTTTAATAATTTGGGTGCATGGATCTGGTAATGTAGATAGAAACGGAAATCAATTTCCATCTATTAAGGCCAATTATATTAAACAATTTAGAGATGCCGTCAATAAAGAAGATATTGCTTTTTTTAGTTATGATAAAAGAACCGCTATTAAAAACAACACAGCTTTTTTAAAAGGCACCAAAATTGTAGATTTTTCACTTGATGTAGAAAAGGTAATCTCTCATTTTAAAAATGACAAACGTTTTTCTAAAATTATTTTAATAGGCCATAGTCAAGGTTCTTTAATTGCAATGATGGCTTCTAAACATATAGATAAATACATATCTATTGCAGGCGCAGGAGAAACAATTGATAAAACCATAATAAAACAGATTTCAAAGAATAATGCAAACTTGGGTATCGCTGCTAAAAAACAGTTTGATACTTTAAGAGTAAAAGGAAAAATTGAAGTTGTAAATCCATTTTTAATGAGTGTATTTGCAAAACAAAATCAAGATTTCCTGTACTCTTGGATGCAAATAAATCCTTTAGAAGAAATAAAAAAACTAACTATGCCTACTTTAATCCTTAATGGTGATAAGGATTTACAAGTACAAATTGAAGACGCAGAAGCGTTGCAGGCAGCAAGTTTAAATTCTAAATTAGTTATTATAAAAAACATGAATCATGTTTTAAAAGACATCAAAAAAGAAGAAGACAACCTAAAATCTTATTATTCATCAGAATACCCAATATCAGAACAATTAATTAAAACAATCGTTTTATTTATAAAAAAGTAA
- a CDS encoding DUF4177 domain-containing protein, producing MKEYKFLKQKVSWSNSQNNFEDAINAHAKQGWRVINVYANTNGRVYALLEKDKNS from the coding sequence ATGAAAGAATATAAATTTTTAAAACAAAAAGTAAGTTGGTCTAATAGCCAAAATAATTTTGAGGACGCAATTAACGCCCATGCTAAACAAGGTTGGCGTGTAATTAATGTATACGCGAATACCAATGGTCGTGTTTATGCACTTCTAGAAAAAGACAAAAACAGCTAA
- a CDS encoding DEAD/DEAH box helicase yields the protein MQFSELPLHKSILKAVAEERFHTPTKVQEKAIPLVLAKKNVIVSAQTGTGKTAAFALPILQLLLEKEEVAVKDKKIKSLIITPTRELAIQILENFVSYGKYTDLTTTAVFGGVSLEPQKEILANGVDVLVATPGRLIDLQMQGNIDLSAIEIFVLDEADLMLDMGFIADIKKIEALCPKKKQTLLFSATIPEKIDELAKRILKSPVKVEINPEETTAKNIGQLLYYLPKKNKTDLCLHLLRNTINGKIIIFRRTKFGVDKLEESLNRNGYKVTSIHGDKTQAIRNKAIEDFKNKKANILIATDVAARGIDITNVDAIINFDIPNIPETYIHRIGRTGRAGKSGIAFSFCSPDENAYIKLIETLIEKPIKFIAEHPYPIAPPKHKKKQPNTVSKHNKGRKSEASKKNKKRWY from the coding sequence ATGCAGTTTTCTGAATTACCTTTACATAAATCTATATTAAAAGCAGTTGCTGAAGAGCGCTTTCACACACCAACCAAAGTACAAGAAAAAGCAATTCCATTAGTTTTAGCTAAAAAAAATGTAATTGTTTCTGCACAAACAGGTACCGGAAAAACGGCGGCTTTTGCATTGCCAATCCTTCAACTTTTGTTAGAAAAAGAAGAGGTAGCTGTAAAAGACAAGAAAATAAAATCTTTAATTATTACGCCAACTCGTGAGTTAGCCATACAAATACTAGAAAACTTTGTAAGCTATGGCAAATACACAGATTTAACAACTACAGCTGTTTTTGGAGGAGTCTCTTTAGAGCCTCAAAAAGAAATATTAGCAAATGGTGTAGATGTTTTAGTAGCAACTCCTGGAAGATTAATTGATCTTCAAATGCAAGGAAACATAGACTTAAGCGCTATTGAAATATTTGTACTAGATGAAGCCGATTTAATGTTAGATATGGGCTTTATTGCTGATATTAAAAAAATAGAAGCTTTATGCCCTAAGAAAAAACAGACATTACTTTTTTCTGCTACAATTCCAGAAAAAATAGATGAATTAGCAAAAAGGATTCTAAAAAGTCCTGTTAAAGTAGAAATAAATCCTGAAGAAACAACGGCAAAAAACATTGGTCAGTTATTGTATTACCTTCCCAAAAAGAACAAGACCGATTTATGTTTACACTTGTTGAGAAATACCATAAATGGGAAAATAATCATTTTTAGACGTACTAAATTCGGTGTTGACAAATTAGAGGAATCTTTAAACAGAAACGGATACAAGGTTACCAGTATTCATGGTGATAAAACCCAAGCAATTAGAAATAAAGCGATTGAAGATTTTAAAAATAAAAAAGCAAATATTTTAATTGCTACTGATGTTGCCGCACGTGGAATTGACATTACAAATGTAGATGCTATTATTAATTTTGATATTCCTAACATACCAGAAACCTACATTCATAGAATTGGTAGAACGGGTAGAGCAGGAAAATCTGGAATTGCATTCTCTTTCTGTTCTCCTGATGAAAACGCATACATTAAATTAATTGAAACATTAATTGAAAAACCAATTAAGTTTATCGCAGAACATCCTTACCCAATTGCCCCACCAAAACACAAAAAGAAACAACCAAATACGGTTAGTAAACATAACAAAGGAAGAAAATCTGAAGCTTCTAAAAAGAATAAAAAACGCTGGTATTAA
- a CDS encoding thioredoxin family protein: MKFTKSILMLLVVVAVSAFTVKTAEGYQVGDTVDDFRLKNIDNKMVSLSDYKEAKGFVIIFTCNHCPYSIANEDRIIALDKKYKKLGYPVIAINPNDPKASKGDSFEDMQVRAKEKGFTFPYLYDEGQKVYPKFGATKTPHVFIVSKPTMKVEYIGAIDNNSRDEDAVTEKYVENVIDALLAGNKPSKTTTRAIGCSIKVL; the protein is encoded by the coding sequence ATGAAATTTACAAAATCAATTTTAATGTTACTAGTTGTGGTTGCAGTGAGTGCATTTACTGTAAAAACGGCTGAAGGTTATCAGGTAGGAGATACTGTTGACGATTTTAGGTTGAAGAACATCGATAATAAGATGGTTTCTTTATCTGATTATAAAGAAGCAAAAGGGTTTGTTATTATTTTTACCTGTAATCATTGTCCGTATTCTATTGCTAATGAAGATAGAATTATTGCTTTAGATAAAAAATATAAAAAATTGGGATATCCTGTAATTGCTATAAATCCTAATGATCCGAAGGCATCTAAAGGAGATAGTTTTGAGGATATGCAGGTTAGAGCTAAAGAAAAAGGATTTACGTTTCCTTATTTGTATGATGAAGGTCAGAAAGTATATCCAAAGTTTGGCGCAACTAAAACTCCACATGTATTTATTGTTAGCAAACCAACTATGAAAGTTGAATATATTGGAGCTATAGATAATAACTCTAGAGATGAAGATGCTGTAACAGAAAAATATGTAGAAAATGTGATTGATGCTTTGTTAGCAGGTAACAAACCTTCGAAAACAACAACAAGAGCGATAGGTTGTTCTATAAAAGTATTGTAA
- a CDS encoding SPFH domain-containing protein, with protein MKEEKIIKPANGYLMLLIVLLLFFGGIAMSIINETILFLLVTLLGFIGFFGFILVNPNTSKVILLFGKYVGTIKDNGLYWANPLFRKKTISLRASNFDSERLKVNDKLGNPIMISTILVWRVTDTYKAAFDVDNYENFVRVQTDAAVRKLASMYPYDNFADEGHDEDITLRSSVNEVSEALEKEIDERLSIAGIEVLEARIGYLAYAQEIASAMLKRQQATAIVAARHKIVQGAVEMVEMALNELNRKQIVELDDERKAAMVSNLLVILCGDKEASPVVNAGTLSH; from the coding sequence ATGAAAGAAGAAAAAATTATTAAACCAGCAAACGGTTATTTAATGTTATTAATCGTTTTATTATTATTTTTTGGAGGTATTGCTATGAGCATTATCAATGAAACAATTCTTTTTTTATTGGTTACTTTACTCGGTTTTATAGGCTTTTTTGGTTTTATATTGGTAAACCCAAACACGTCTAAAGTAATTTTATTATTTGGTAAATATGTGGGGACTATAAAAGACAATGGTTTGTATTGGGCGAATCCGCTATTTAGAAAAAAAACAATTTCATTAAGAGCTAGTAATTTTGATAGCGAACGTTTAAAAGTAAATGACAAGTTAGGAAACCCAATTATGATTTCTACAATTTTGGTTTGGAGAGTTACAGACACTTACAAAGCGGCTTTTGATGTTGATAATTATGAAAACTTTGTACGTGTACAAACCGACGCAGCCGTTAGAAAATTAGCAAGTATGTATCCTTATGATAATTTTGCTGATGAAGGTCATGATGAAGACATCACTTTAAGATCTAGTGTAAACGAAGTTTCGGAAGCTTTAGAAAAAGAAATCGACGAACGCTTATCGATTGCAGGAATAGAGGTTTTAGAAGCACGAATTGGGTATTTAGCCTATGCACAAGAAATTGCATCTGCCATGTTAAAAAGACAACAAGCTACTGCAATAGTTGCTGCAAGACACAAAATTGTTCAAGGTGCCGTAGAAATGGTAGAAATGGCTTTAAACGAATTAAACAGAAAACAAATTGTTGAGTTAGATGATGAACGCAAAGCAGCAATGGTTAGTAATTTATTAGTTATTTTGTGTGGAGATAAAGAGGCCTCTCCTGTTGTGAATGCAGGAACTTTAAGTCATTAA
- a CDS encoding magnesium chelatase — MNLENIKTLGELIKSGYKSRSIKDELRENLISKIKSKETVFKGVHGYENTVIPELERAILSKHNINLLGLRGQAKTRLARLMVNLLDEYIPVVEGSEINDDPLNPISRFAVEIIKEKGDDTPIYWMHRDERFAEKLATPDVTVADIIGDVDPIKAANLKLSYADDRVIHYGMIPRANRCIFVINELPDLQARIQVALFNILQEGDIQIRGFKLRLPLDMQFVFTANPEDYTNRGSIVTPLKDRIGSQILTHYPEDIKTAKAITQQEANKTSSQKEFIAVPELAKDLLEQIVFEARESEYIDAKSGVSARLSISAFENLLSTAERRALFSGDEKTMVRLNDFDGIIPAITGKVELVYEGEQEGAHVVAETLIKNAIKTLFPSYFPEIKKLEKQEAESPYDDIISWFFNADEDFELLDEYTEQEYKAELDKVKPLDAFIKEYQPNLNEADTYFMKEFVLWALVEFKKLSKYRFAEGTQFKDPYGNFISGL, encoded by the coding sequence ATGAATTTAGAAAATATAAAAACATTAGGAGAATTAATAAAATCGGGTTACAAATCTAGATCTATTAAAGATGAGTTAAGAGAAAACCTTATTAGTAAAATAAAGAGTAAAGAAACCGTTTTTAAAGGAGTTCATGGGTATGAAAATACCGTAATTCCAGAATTAGAACGTGCTATTTTAAGCAAACACAATATTAATTTATTAGGATTAAGAGGGCAAGCAAAAACACGTTTGGCCAGATTGATGGTTAATTTGTTAGATGAATATATTCCCGTTGTAGAAGGTTCTGAAATTAATGATGATCCGTTAAATCCTATTTCTAGATTTGCAGTAGAAATCATTAAAGAAAAAGGAGATGATACGCCTATTTATTGGATGCACAGAGATGAGCGTTTTGCAGAGAAATTGGCTACGCCAGATGTAACTGTTGCAGATATTATTGGTGATGTAGATCCTATAAAAGCGGCAAATCTAAAATTATCTTATGCAGATGACAGAGTAATTCATTACGGAATGATTCCACGAGCAAACAGATGTATTTTTGTAATTAATGAGTTGCCAGATTTACAAGCTAGAATTCAGGTTGCGTTATTTAATATTTTACAAGAAGGCGATATTCAAATTAGAGGTTTTAAATTACGTTTGCCTTTAGATATGCAATTTGTGTTTACGGCAAACCCAGAAGATTATACCAATAGAGGGAGTATTGTTACGCCTTTAAAAGATAGAATTGGTTCGCAGATTTTAACGCATTATCCAGAAGATATAAAAACCGCAAAAGCGATTACACAACAAGAAGCTAATAAAACAAGTTCTCAAAAAGAGTTTATTGCAGTACCCGAATTAGCAAAAGATTTATTAGAGCAAATTGTTTTTGAAGCGAGAGAAAGTGAATATATAGATGCTAAAAGTGGTGTAAGTGCACGTTTAAGTATTTCTGCTTTTGAAAATTTATTAAGCACTGCAGAAAGAAGAGCGTTGTTTTCTGGTGATGAAAAAACAATGGTTCGTTTAAATGATTTTGACGGAATTATACCAGCTATTACAGGTAAGGTAGAGTTGGTGTATGAAGGCGAGCAAGAAGGCGCACATGTAGTTGCAGAAACATTAATTAAGAATGCAATTAAAACATTGTTTCCAAGCTATTTTCCTGAAATAAAAAAGTTAGAAAAGCAAGAGGCCGAAAGTCCTTACGATGACATTATTTCTTGGTTCTTTAATGCCGACGAAGATTTTGAATTGTTAGATGAATATACAGAACAAGAATACAAAGCAGAATTAGATAAAGTAAAGCCTTTAGATGCTTTTATTAAAGAATACCAACCAAACTTAAATGAAGCCGATACTTATTTTATGAAAGAATTTGTATTATGGGCTTTGGTAGAATTTAAAAAACTAAGCAAATACAGGTTTGCAGAAGGCACACAATTTAAAGATCCTTATGGTAATTTTATAAGCGGATTATAA
- a CDS encoding TlpA disulfide reductase family protein encodes MLKKSFYSLLFLSLLFSCKNKEVKEVSQKITTVKSYTYTELKPLLEKKDGKTYVVNFWATWCAPCVKELPAFEKLNQEYAAKNVEVILVSLDFPKQIDKRLIPFINKNNLQSKVVLLNDVNEDVWIKAIDATWSGALPATLIYNAKGRKFYEQSFDYEKLETELQSFL; translated from the coding sequence ATGCTAAAAAAAAGTTTTTATTCTTTATTATTTTTATCACTTTTATTTTCTTGTAAAAACAAAGAAGTAAAAGAGGTTTCGCAGAAAATAACTACTGTTAAGTCTTATACTTATACAGAATTAAAACCTTTGTTAGAAAAAAAGGATGGTAAAACCTATGTGGTTAATTTTTGGGCAACTTGGTGTGCGCCGTGTGTAAAAGAATTGCCTGCTTTTGAGAAATTGAACCAAGAATATGCGGCTAAAAATGTAGAAGTTATATTGGTAAGTTTAGATTTTCCGAAACAAATAGATAAAAGATTAATTCCTTTTATCAATAAAAATAATTTACAATCTAAGGTAGTTTTGTTAAATGATGTAAATGAAGATGTTTGGATAAAAGCAATAGATGCTACTTGGTCTGGCGCTTTGCCTGCAACCTTAATTTACAATGCTAAAGGTAGAAAGTTTTATGAGCAATCATTTGATTATGAAAAGTTAGAAACCGAGTTACAATCATTTTTATAA
- a CDS encoding DUF4369 domain-containing protein, with translation MKKIITLLVLSILIVACSSKKEGNMIVKGQIKGLKKGTLYLQKMKDTLLVSVDSVNLLGSDKFILTDNVESPVLYYLTFDGNTTNKRILFFGEKGTITINDNVAEFGFNPEISGSKNQEILDKYNKIKRQFQDQRLEFIQKDFNAKKENDEALVLQLEKDYQKLTKRRVLFTTNFAINNADTEVAPYIALTEMYDASLKMLDTVNNSLSENVKNSDYGKRFQEYLTKIKQK, from the coding sequence ATGAAGAAAATTATTACACTTTTAGTCCTATCTATTTTAATAGTAGCTTGTTCTTCTAAGAAAGAAGGAAACATGATTGTAAAAGGGCAAATTAAAGGTCTTAAAAAAGGAACTTTATACCTTCAGAAAATGAAAGACACCCTTTTAGTTTCTGTAGACTCTGTAAACCTATTAGGAAGTGATAAATTTATATTGACAGATAACGTAGAATCTCCTGTGTTATATTATTTAACTTTTGATGGAAATACAACAAACAAAAGAATTCTATTTTTTGGAGAAAAAGGAACCATCACCATTAATGATAATGTTGCAGAATTTGGCTTTAACCCAGAAATTTCTGGATCTAAAAACCAAGAAATTTTAGATAAATACAATAAAATTAAAAGACAGTTTCAAGATCAACGTTTAGAATTTATTCAAAAAGATTTTAACGCAAAGAAAGAGAATGATGAAGCTTTAGTGTTGCAATTAGAAAAAGACTATCAGAAACTAACAAAAAGAAGAGTTTTATTTACCACCAACTTTGCAATTAACAATGCAGATACAGAAGTGGCTCCTTATATTGCCTTAACAGAAATGTATGACGCAAGTTTAAAAATGTTAGATACTGTAAATAATTCTTTATCAGAAAACGTAAAAAATTCTGATTATGGAAAACGCTTTCAGGAATATCTAACTAAAATTAAACAAAAATAA
- a CDS encoding YdeI/OmpD-associated family protein: protein MEENEEFYFKNDIEWRNWLSKNHDSSNGIHLIFYKVAHKNESMRWEEAVKVALCFGWIDATVRSLGDGKRKQYFCQRKPKSVWSAVNKKHIKNLMADDLMHQKGLEIIKIAKQNGSWAALDDVEKGIIPEDLQNEFDANKTAFANFKNFAPSYRKSYLYWLKQAKRETTRQNRIIEIIRFCNSNTKSRSNW, encoded by the coding sequence ATGGAAGAAAATGAAGAATTTTACTTTAAAAATGATATAGAGTGGCGCAATTGGCTGTCTAAAAATCATGATTCTTCTAACGGAATACATCTTATTTTTTATAAGGTAGCTCATAAAAATGAATCGATGCGTTGGGAAGAAGCTGTAAAGGTTGCCCTATGTTTTGGTTGGATAGATGCTACCGTAAGAAGTTTAGGAGATGGAAAACGCAAACAATATTTTTGTCAAAGAAAACCTAAAAGTGTTTGGAGTGCTGTAAATAAAAAGCATATTAAAAATTTAATGGCTGATGATTTAATGCATCAGAAAGGTTTAGAGATTATTAAAATTGCGAAACAAAACGGATCTTGGGCAGCTTTAGATGATGTTGAAAAAGGAATCATCCCAGAAGACCTACAAAATGAATTTGATGCTAATAAAACCGCATTTGCTAATTTTAAAAACTTTGCACCTAGTTATAGAAAGAGCTATTTGTATTGGTTAAAACAAGCAAAAAGAGAAACTACAAGACAAAACCGAATTATAGAAATAATTCGGTTTTGTAATAGTAATACTAAATCTCGTAGCAACTGGTAA
- a CDS encoding Arc family DNA binding domain-containing protein, whose protein sequence is MAKKKAFALRVNEDMIKAIEKWAADEFRSTNGQIEWMLMQALKNAKREPKKKED, encoded by the coding sequence ATGGCTAAGAAAAAAGCATTCGCATTGCGAGTTAATGAAGACATGATAAAAGCTATTGAAAAATGGGCTGCAGATGAATTTCGTTCTACAAACGGACAAATAGAATGGATGCTAATGCAGGCTCTTAAAAATGCAAAAAGAGAACCTAAGAAAAAAGAAGACTAA
- a CDS encoding S1/P1 nuclease — MISLFFFSKPTTEETVFWGPTGHRTTGKIAENHLTKKAKRKIDKLLKGQSLAFVATFGDEIKSDKKYNEFYSWHYVNMDLDEKYADAEKNPKGDLVTGIQKCIQVLKDKNSTEESKEFYLKMLVHFMGDLHQPLHIGQREDKGGNGIQVQWFGNGTNLHTVWDSKMIEEWNMSYIELANNAEDLSKKEIKAIENGTIEEWVDEVHEVTKEVYNSVKVGENLKYRYSYDYFGTVRTQLQKGGIRLAKVLNEIFS; from the coding sequence ATGATATCGTTATTTTTTTTCTCAAAACCAACAACAGAAGAAACGGTGTTTTGGGGACCAACAGGTCATAGAACTACAGGTAAGATTGCTGAAAATCATTTAACGAAGAAAGCAAAAAGGAAAATTGATAAATTGTTAAAAGGACAAAGTTTAGCCTTTGTAGCTACGTTTGGTGATGAGATAAAATCGGATAAAAAATACAATGAGTTTTATTCTTGGCATTATGTAAATATGGATTTGGATGAAAAGTATGCAGATGCAGAAAAAAATCCTAAAGGCGATTTAGTTACGGGAATTCAAAAATGCATTCAAGTTTTAAAAGATAAAAATAGCACTGAAGAAAGTAAAGAGTTTTACTTAAAAATGCTGGTTCATTTTATGGGAGATTTACATCAGCCATTACATATTGGGCAAAGAGAAGATAAAGGAGGAAACGGTATACAGGTTCAGTGGTTTGGTAATGGAACAAATTTGCATACCGTTTGGGATTCTAAAATGATTGAAGAATGGAATATGAGTTATATAGAATTGGCTAACAATGCAGAAGATTTGTCAAAAAAAGAAATTAAAGCCATTGAAAACGGAACTATTGAAGAATGGGTAGATGAAGTACATGAGGTTACAAAAGAAGTTTACAACTCTGTAAAAGTAGGAGAAAATTTAAAATATAGATATTCTTATGACTATTTTGGAACTGTAAGAACTCAGTTGCAAAAAGGAGGAATCCGTTTGGCTAAAGTTTTAAACGAAATTTTTAGCTAG